A region of Mesorhizobium sp. AR02 DNA encodes the following proteins:
- a CDS encoding ABC transporter ATP-binding protein, with product MASVTLDKVRKDYGAVRVLHAVDLEIADGEFVVLVGPSGCGKSTLLRMIAGLEEASGGEIRIGERLVNDVAPKDRDIAMVFQSYALYPHMDVSKNMGFSLLLKKAEKTTIDARVDGAAKRLGLDTFLQRLPRQLSGGQRQRVAMGRAIVRDPKVFLFDEPLSNLDAKLRVHMRAEIKALHQQLKTTSVYVTHDQIEAMTMADRIVVMHDGLIQQVGAPLDLYDRPANMFVAGFIGSPGMNFLPATVRKGGKADAVLADGQTLRLPDGLPLGDGDAITVGLRPEHIRLADDGALQGEVGVVEPLGLSTQFYVKLANQQLCVFAMGRAGVKPGDTVRLAADPASLHLFDPKSGDRVG from the coding sequence ATGGCTTCTGTAACGCTCGATAAGGTTCGCAAAGACTATGGCGCCGTCCGCGTCCTGCACGCGGTCGACCTTGAAATCGCCGATGGCGAGTTCGTCGTCCTGGTCGGGCCGTCAGGCTGCGGGAAATCAACACTGCTACGCATGATCGCGGGGCTGGAGGAAGCTTCAGGCGGCGAGATCCGCATCGGCGAGCGGCTGGTCAACGACGTGGCACCGAAGGACCGCGACATCGCCATGGTGTTCCAGTCCTATGCGCTCTATCCGCATATGGACGTGTCGAAGAACATGGGCTTCAGCCTGCTGTTGAAGAAGGCGGAGAAGACGACGATCGACGCCAGGGTGGACGGTGCGGCCAAGCGGCTGGGCTTGGACACGTTCCTGCAGCGCCTGCCGCGGCAACTGTCCGGCGGCCAGCGCCAGCGCGTCGCCATGGGCCGCGCCATCGTGCGCGATCCAAAAGTCTTCCTGTTCGACGAGCCGCTGTCGAACCTCGACGCCAAGCTGCGTGTGCATATGCGCGCCGAGATCAAGGCGTTGCACCAGCAACTGAAGACTACCTCGGTCTACGTCACCCACGACCAGATCGAGGCGATGACCATGGCCGACCGGATCGTCGTCATGCATGACGGGCTGATCCAGCAGGTCGGTGCGCCGCTCGATCTCTATGATCGCCCGGCCAACATGTTCGTCGCCGGCTTCATCGGCTCGCCGGGCATGAATTTCCTGCCGGCGACGGTTCGCAAGGGCGGCAAGGCGGACGCCGTGCTGGCCGACGGCCAGACGCTGCGGCTGCCGGATGGCCTGCCGCTCGGAGATGGCGACGCCATCACCGTCGGCCTGCGGCCCGAGCATATCAGGCTGGCCGATGACGGTGCACTGCAGGGCGAGGTGGGGGTGGTGGAGCCGCTTGGCCTGTCGACACAGTTCTATGTCAAGCTGGCCAATCAGCAGCTCTGCGTCTTTGCCATGGGCCGCGCCGGCGTGAAGCCCGGCGATACCGTGCGGCTGGCAGCCGATCCGGCGTCGCTGCATCTGTTCGATCCGAAGAGCGGCGATCGCGTCGGTTGA
- the rpmG gene encoding 50S ribosomal protein L33 encodes MAKAANIKIKLLSTADTGFFYVTSKNSRTKTDKLSFRKYDPVAKKHVEFKETKIK; translated from the coding sequence ATGGCCAAAGCCGCAAACATTAAGATCAAGCTTCTGTCGACCGCCGACACCGGTTTCTTCTACGTGACCAGCAAGAACAGCCGTACCAAGACCGACAAGCTGTCGTTCCGCAAGTACGATCCGGTCGCCAAGAAGCACGTCGAATTCAAGGAAACCAAGATCAAGTAA
- a CDS encoding MFS transporter, protein MTVDTQPQGDERVHWLPMVAAISSISVVGIAIGLGMPLLSVILETRGHSASMIGLNTAVAGLASIAGAPLATPLAMRFGVAWTMIGMIAAGALAFVGFHFAPDFWMWFPLRIVLHIALTVLFILSEFWISTSAPPHRRGLVLGIYATVLSLGFAAGPWLFAHLGSSGFRPFGVIIALVTLAAIPVLAARNESPSIASDGETSNFLRYIWLVPSATAAVLVFGAVETGGFALFPIYGNRIGYSEADAALLLTMIGLGNVLLQIPIGMISDRVSDRRYLLLACATVGLAGTVFMPFFAQNWHLMAALLFVWGGVVAAMYTIGLAHLGSQLSGHELASANAAFVLCYGVGMVLGPQAIGIGMDAFGPSGFGWSLGLFFGAYMALVGIRLVRKILL, encoded by the coding sequence ATGACGGTCGATACCCAACCACAGGGCGACGAACGCGTACACTGGCTGCCGATGGTGGCGGCGATCTCGTCGATCAGCGTCGTTGGCATCGCCATTGGCCTCGGCATGCCGCTGCTCAGCGTCATCCTGGAAACGCGTGGCCATTCGGCCTCGATGATCGGCCTCAATACGGCCGTCGCCGGCCTGGCCTCGATCGCCGGCGCGCCGCTGGCGACGCCGCTCGCCATGCGCTTTGGCGTCGCCTGGACGATGATCGGCATGATTGCCGCCGGTGCGCTCGCCTTCGTCGGCTTCCATTTCGCGCCCGACTTCTGGATGTGGTTCCCGCTGCGCATCGTGCTGCATATCGCGTTGACGGTGCTGTTCATCCTGTCGGAATTCTGGATCAGCACGTCGGCGCCGCCGCATCGACGTGGCCTTGTCCTTGGCATCTACGCCACCGTCCTGTCGCTCGGTTTTGCCGCAGGACCGTGGTTGTTCGCCCATCTTGGCAGCTCCGGCTTCAGGCCGTTCGGCGTCATCATCGCACTGGTGACGCTGGCCGCGATACCGGTGCTGGCCGCGCGCAACGAAAGCCCCAGCATCGCCTCCGACGGCGAAACCAGCAATTTCCTGCGCTACATCTGGCTGGTGCCGTCGGCCACCGCCGCGGTGCTGGTCTTCGGTGCTGTCGAAACCGGCGGCTTCGCACTGTTTCCTATCTACGGCAATCGCATCGGCTATTCCGAAGCCGACGCGGCTTTGCTGCTCACCATGATCGGTCTCGGCAACGTGCTGCTGCAGATCCCGATCGGCATGATCAGCGACCGCGTCTCGGATCGCCGCTATCTGCTGCTCGCCTGCGCCACCGTTGGCCTTGCCGGCACCGTGTTCATGCCCTTCTTCGCCCAGAATTGGCACCTGATGGCCGCCCTTCTGTTCGTCTGGGGCGGCGTGGTCGCTGCCATGTACACGATTGGCCTTGCCCATCTCGGCTCGCAGCTCTCCGGCCATGAACTGGCATCCGCCAACGCCGCCTTCGTGCTGTGCTACGGCGTCGGCATGGTGCTTGGGCCGCAGGCGATCGGCATCGGCATGGATGCTTTCGGGCCATCCGGTTTCGGCTGGTCGCTCGGCCTGTTCTTCGGCGCCTACATGGCGCTGGTCGGCATCAGGCTCGTCCGCAAGATTCTGCTTTGA
- a CDS encoding NUDIX hydrolase, with product MEAMTKADVDKLDKGLAAHSGRPLRPRDAATLILLDRKGDEVLVLMGRRHAGHAFMPGKFVFPGGRTDPADSRIPTATALHRDEEAKLLAGPGRTSAARARAVALSAIRETYEEAGLLIGQKAAFATDKRDWQGFVEHGVRPSLETLRFIARAITPPNRVRRFDTRFFGAWRNDVAVELPGGGPTNELEELVWLPLAKAREADIPDITRMILDELEKRLAHDPLLRPGGPVPFYRLVRNRFTRELL from the coding sequence ATGGAAGCAATGACCAAGGCGGATGTCGACAAGCTCGACAAGGGTCTTGCCGCGCATAGCGGCAGGCCCCTGCGCCCGCGTGACGCCGCGACCCTGATCCTGCTCGACCGCAAGGGCGATGAGGTGCTGGTGCTGATGGGCCGCCGTCACGCCGGCCACGCCTTCATGCCTGGAAAATTCGTGTTTCCCGGTGGCCGCACCGATCCGGCGGACAGCCGCATCCCGACGGCCACCGCATTGCATCGCGACGAGGAAGCAAAGCTGCTTGCCGGTCCCGGCCGCACCAGTGCTGCGCGAGCCCGTGCTGTCGCCTTGTCCGCAATTCGCGAGACCTATGAGGAAGCCGGGCTGCTGATCGGCCAGAAGGCCGCCTTTGCCACCGACAAGCGTGACTGGCAAGGCTTTGTCGAGCACGGCGTAAGGCCTTCACTCGAAACGCTGCGTTTCATCGCGCGCGCCATCACCCCGCCCAACCGGGTGCGCCGCTTCGACACGCGTTTCTTCGGCGCCTGGCGCAACGATGTCGCCGTCGAGCTGCCGGGCGGCGGCCCGACCAACGAACTCGAGGAACTGGTCTGGCTGCCGCTTGCCAAGGCCAGGGAAGCCGACATACCCGACATCACCCGAATGATCCTGGACGAGCTGGAAAAGCGCCTTGCCCATGATCCGCTGTTGCGTCCAGGCGGTCCCGTCCCCTTCTACCGGCTTGTCCGCAACCGCTTCACCCGCGAACTTCTGTAG
- a CDS encoding DUF983 domain-containing protein, with protein sequence MPKELGIQEQVFGGEHHSGRVARPLWTAMKRGLLGRCPNCGEGKLFRGFTKTVETCSVCGEEIHHHRADDLPAYLVIVIVGHIVLGAFMGVEATSTLSTWQHIAIWVPLTIILSVALLQPVKGAVIGLQWAFYMHGFGGEKDGAESRHGA encoded by the coding sequence ATGCCAAAAGAATTAGGGATACAAGAACAGGTTTTTGGCGGCGAACATCACTCGGGCCGGGTTGCCCGCCCGCTATGGACGGCGATGAAGCGCGGCCTCTTGGGCCGCTGCCCGAATTGCGGTGAAGGCAAGCTGTTCCGCGGCTTCACCAAAACCGTCGAAACCTGCAGTGTCTGCGGCGAGGAAATTCATCACCATCGCGCCGACGACCTGCCGGCCTATCTGGTCATCGTCATCGTCGGCCACATCGTTCTCGGCGCCTTCATGGGTGTCGAGGCGACCTCGACGCTCTCCACCTGGCAGCACATCGCCATCTGGGTGCCCTTGACCATTATTTTGTCGGTTGCGCTGCTGCAGCCTGTCAAAGGCGCCGTCATCGGACTGCAATGGGCGTTCTATATGCACGGATTCGGTGGCGAAAAGGATGGGGCGGAGTCCCGCCACGGCGCCTGA
- the rnr gene encoding ribonuclease R has product MARRITGRSHGDPRTADTRAKVKDDYKPSRDEILRYIAENPDRAGKRDIAKAFALRGDDRIWLKDILRDLQDEGVLTKERKRLARVGALPHVAVLDIFGRDGDGILLAHPAESVGTGEPPVVSIRVSRSGNGPAPGIGDRVLAKTFPTDDPSGPAYTGRVMKIFEKRTDAVLGVFRVLQDGTFRIEPVERRQPELIVDKEFQNGAKNGDLVEVEPARASRYGLPRAKVLNVLGSLTSEKAVSMIAIHAHDIPHIFPADVIAESEAVKPATLAHREDWRDLPLVTIDPADAKDHDDAVFATPDLDEKNPGGVIATVAIADVAAYVRYGTALDREALKRGNSVYFPDRVVPMLPERISNDLCSLREGQDRPALAVRMTFSADGHKIRHSFHRVMMKSAAKLAYPQAQAAIDGVPDDKTGPILDTVLKPLWDAYAILKRGRDGRQPLELDLPERKILLKPDGTVDRVIVPDRLDAHKLIEEFMIQANVAAAETLEAKKQALVYRVHDAPSLAKQESLREFLQTLGLSLARGAQMRPSQFNGILERVRGADNEALVNEVVLRSQSQAEYSPGNIGHFGLNLKRYAHFTSPIRRYADLIVHRGLIATLGLGPGGLTQDEEARLEDVAVLISGTERRAMAAERDTVDRLIAAYLAERIDDRFDARISGVTKSGLFVQLPQFGADGFIPVSTLGGDYYIYDETARSLFGERSGKGYQLADRVEVRLVEVAPMAGAMRFEMLTDPKPLPGSTRSFHKAKGRARASQSRPGSRGRRR; this is encoded by the coding sequence GTGGCGCGCAGGATCACCGGACGAAGCCACGGCGATCCGCGCACCGCCGACACCAGGGCCAAGGTCAAGGATGACTATAAGCCCTCGCGCGACGAAATCCTGCGCTACATCGCCGAAAATCCCGATCGTGCCGGAAAGCGCGACATCGCAAAGGCGTTCGCGCTGCGCGGTGACGACCGCATCTGGCTGAAGGACATTCTGCGCGACCTGCAGGATGAAGGCGTGCTCACCAAGGAGCGCAAGCGGCTGGCTCGTGTCGGCGCCCTGCCCCATGTCGCCGTGCTCGACATTTTTGGCCGTGACGGCGATGGCATCTTGCTGGCGCATCCGGCGGAGTCGGTCGGTACGGGCGAACCGCCTGTGGTCTCGATCCGCGTATCGCGCAGCGGCAACGGACCGGCGCCGGGGATCGGCGATCGCGTTCTGGCCAAGACCTTCCCGACCGATGATCCGTCCGGCCCTGCCTATACCGGCCGGGTGATGAAGATTTTCGAGAAGCGCACCGATGCCGTTCTCGGCGTCTTCCGCGTGCTTCAGGACGGCACCTTTCGCATCGAGCCTGTCGAGCGGCGCCAGCCGGAGCTGATCGTCGACAAGGAATTCCAGAACGGCGCCAAGAACGGCGACCTGGTCGAGGTCGAGCCGGCGCGAGCCTCCCGCTACGGGCTGCCCCGTGCCAAGGTGCTCAACGTGCTGGGTTCGCTGACCAGCGAAAAGGCGGTCTCGATGATCGCCATCCACGCGCACGACATTCCGCACATCTTCCCGGCCGACGTCATCGCCGAATCCGAAGCCGTCAAGCCGGCGACGCTTGCTCACCGCGAGGACTGGCGCGACCTGCCGCTGGTCACGATCGATCCGGCCGACGCCAAGGACCATGACGACGCAGTCTTCGCGACGCCCGATCTCGACGAAAAGAACCCGGGTGGTGTGATCGCCACTGTCGCGATCGCCGATGTCGCCGCCTATGTCCGCTACGGCACGGCCCTCGATCGCGAAGCCTTGAAGCGCGGCAATTCGGTCTATTTCCCGGATCGCGTCGTGCCGATGCTGCCCGAGCGCATCTCCAACGATCTCTGTTCGCTGCGCGAAGGCCAGGATCGCCCGGCACTGGCCGTGCGCATGACCTTCTCCGCCGATGGCCACAAGATCAGGCACTCCTTCCACCGCGTGATGATGAAATCCGCGGCGAAGCTCGCCTATCCGCAAGCGCAGGCGGCCATCGACGGTGTGCCGGACGACAAGACCGGCCCGATCCTCGACACGGTGCTGAAGCCGCTCTGGGATGCCTATGCGATCCTCAAGCGCGGCCGCGACGGCCGCCAGCCGCTCGAACTCGACCTGCCGGAGCGCAAGATCCTGCTCAAGCCGGACGGCACGGTCGATCGCGTCATCGTGCCGGACCGGCTCGACGCCCACAAGCTCATCGAAGAATTCATGATCCAGGCCAATGTCGCCGCGGCCGAGACGCTGGAGGCGAAGAAGCAGGCGCTGGTCTACCGCGTCCACGACGCGCCGTCGCTCGCCAAGCAGGAATCGTTGCGCGAATTCCTGCAGACGCTTGGCCTGTCGCTGGCGCGCGGCGCGCAGATGCGGCCCAGCCAGTTCAACGGCATTCTCGAGCGCGTGCGCGGCGCCGACAATGAGGCACTGGTCAACGAGGTGGTGCTGCGCTCGCAGAGCCAGGCTGAATATTCACCTGGGAATATCGGCCATTTCGGCCTCAACCTGAAGCGGTACGCCCATTTCACCTCGCCGATCCGCCGCTATGCCGACCTGATCGTGCATCGCGGGCTTATTGCCACACTCGGCCTCGGTCCGGGAGGGTTGACGCAAGATGAGGAAGCGCGGCTCGAAGACGTTGCGGTGCTGATCTCCGGCACCGAACGGCGCGCCATGGCGGCCGAGCGTGACACAGTCGACCGGCTGATCGCGGCCTATCTCGCCGAGCGCATCGACGACCGGTTCGACGCCCGCATTTCCGGTGTCACCAAATCAGGACTATTTGTCCAATTGCCGCAGTTTGGCGCAGATGGCTTCATCCCGGTGTCAACTCTGGGCGGCGATTACTATATATACGACGAAACGGCCCGCTCCCTGTTCGGAGAACGGTCGGGCAAAGGCTACCAGCTCGCGGACCGCGTCGAGGTCCGGCTCGTCGAGGTGGCACCAATGGCCGGCGCGATGCGCTTCGAGATGTTGACCGACCCGAAGCCCCTGCCAGGCTCTACCAGGTCGTTTCACAAGGCTAAGGGCCGCGCCCGTGCGTCGCAATCGCGACCGGGTTCGCGCGGCAGGAGACGATGA